A section of the Candidatus Endomicrobium procryptotermitis genome encodes:
- the tmk gene encoding dTMP kinase, translating into MKRNVPLFITIEGGEGSGKTTHSLLLKKYLESKGFSVLLTREPGGTLLAESIRKILLNPDSHLVPLSELLLYEAARAQHIEEIILPALKSGKAVICDRFTDATVAYQGYGRKLDLQLIEKLNNAASFGIKPLITIYIDIKPDLGVNKAKVLDKESYGTSGDRIERESLSFHKTVRKGYLELAKKYPERIKKIKIKKDITQTQDEIRKAVDMVIKNV; encoded by the coding sequence ATGAAAAGAAATGTCCCTCTTTTTATCACTATTGAAGGCGGAGAAGGTTCTGGTAAAACTACGCACTCGCTTCTTTTAAAAAAATATCTTGAAAGCAAAGGTTTTTCAGTTCTGCTGACAAGAGAGCCCGGCGGTACTTTATTGGCTGAATCCATAAGAAAAATTCTTCTCAACCCAGATTCACATCTTGTGCCTTTGAGCGAATTGCTCTTATACGAAGCTGCAAGAGCCCAACATATCGAAGAGATTATTCTTCCCGCACTAAAAAGCGGAAAAGCCGTAATCTGTGATAGGTTTACAGATGCGACCGTCGCTTATCAAGGTTATGGAAGAAAATTGGATTTGCAGCTTATTGAAAAACTTAACAATGCGGCTTCTTTCGGCATTAAGCCGCTTATAACGATATATATAGACATAAAACCAGATCTCGGTGTAAATAAAGCAAAAGTACTGGACAAAGAATCTTACGGAACAAGCGGCGACAGAATCGAAAGAGAATCTTTAAGTTTTCATAAAACCGTAAGAAAAGGGTATCTTGAACTGGCTAAAAAATACCCAGAAAGAATAAAAAAAATTAAAATTAAAAAAGATATTACACAAACACAAGATGAAATAAGAAAAGCCGTGGACATGGTAATAAAAAATGTTTGA
- the holB gene encoding DNA polymerase III subunit delta', which produces MFENILGQQKIKNFLANQIKSGKIPHAYIFMGQNGIGKKYVAFEFAKILNCTTNDFTKTGTGACGKCFNCEKIAKNLHPDFHLIDFAKQAEILDEDFEKQKNIKIDIIRYVQKEVATKTHEAKWKFFVIEPAEKMNAAAANCLLKTLEEPPENTILILVARHKETIPQTIVSRSQTLFFQPLQQEQIASFLTLNHSSSAARAQEIAALSEGSIEEAEKLIDGNESEGLSLWLKLKTKDLCIADLLELSRSMSKDREKVVEYIDAMIAEAKKDFRLYPKSAEDSLELLTKSRVLVMQNVNIQTILDNLFFDLKEIKNNSSTLKI; this is translated from the coding sequence ATGTTTGAAAATATTTTAGGACAGCAAAAAATAAAAAATTTTCTGGCAAACCAGATTAAAAGCGGGAAAATTCCGCATGCCTATATTTTTATGGGGCAAAATGGAATAGGAAAAAAATATGTAGCTTTTGAGTTTGCCAAAATATTAAACTGTACTACAAACGATTTCACAAAAACCGGCACAGGAGCATGCGGAAAATGCTTTAACTGCGAAAAAATAGCCAAAAATTTGCATCCCGATTTTCATCTTATAGATTTTGCCAAACAGGCGGAAATACTTGATGAAGATTTTGAAAAGCAAAAAAATATTAAAATAGATATTATAAGATATGTGCAAAAAGAAGTGGCGACAAAAACGCATGAAGCGAAATGGAAATTTTTTGTAATAGAGCCTGCAGAAAAAATGAATGCTGCGGCGGCAAACTGCCTTTTAAAAACTTTGGAAGAACCTCCGGAAAATACCATACTGATACTTGTTGCACGACACAAAGAAACCATTCCACAGACTATAGTTTCACGTTCGCAGACCTTATTTTTTCAACCTTTGCAGCAGGAACAAATCGCAAGTTTTTTGACGTTAAACCATTCGTCTTCAGCAGCAAGGGCGCAGGAAATAGCGGCACTGAGTGAAGGTTCCATTGAAGAAGCCGAAAAACTTATTGACGGAAACGAAAGTGAAGGCCTTTCGCTGTGGCTTAAACTTAAAACAAAAGACTTATGCATAGCCGACCTCCTCGAACTTTCAAGAAGCATGTCCAAGGACCGCGAAAAAGTCGTGGAATATATTGACGCAATGATAGCCGAAGCGAAAAAAGATTTCAGGCTTTATCCCAAAAGTGCTGAGGATTCACTTGAACTGCTCACTAAATCCAGAGTGCTGGTTATGCAAAATGTTAATATACAGACCATCTTGGATAATCTATTTTTTGATTTAAAAGAAATTAAAAATAATTCAAGCACGTTGAAAATATAA
- a CDS encoding stage 0 sporulation protein — MPIAVGVMVRRIKDKIYAEVGHLDLKTGDRVIAETEHGLEAGIVYEREKNIAKGKDPIGKVIRKITEDDKKKLVDNEARNVKAHAIVIEKADDHELDMKLTCVQYTFDRSKLFVYYTSETRVDFRELIKDLGHILKTRIQMVQIGVRDESKMVGGIGTCGQVLCCQSFLKDFSSVTIDMAKEQDLSLNTTKLSGLCGRLMCCIAYENEHYINVKKDLPEIGDMIYTPEGKAKFAAIDCIKETITADLGNREFKTYSIEEIKNKNKKDKK, encoded by the coding sequence ATGCCAATTGCGGTAGGTGTGATGGTAAGAAGAATAAAAGATAAAATCTATGCCGAAGTGGGACATCTGGATTTAAAAACCGGCGATAGAGTAATAGCGGAAACCGAGCACGGTCTAGAAGCAGGGATAGTGTACGAAAGAGAAAAAAATATTGCCAAAGGCAAAGATCCTATCGGTAAAGTGATAAGAAAGATTACAGAAGATGACAAAAAAAAGCTGGTGGACAATGAAGCAAGAAATGTTAAAGCGCATGCGATAGTCATCGAAAAAGCAGACGATCACGAGCTTGATATGAAACTTACCTGCGTACAATACACTTTTGACCGTTCGAAACTTTTTGTCTACTATACTTCGGAAACAAGAGTCGATTTCAGGGAACTCATAAAAGATTTGGGACATATTCTTAAGACCAGAATTCAAATGGTGCAGATAGGCGTAAGAGACGAATCCAAAATGGTCGGAGGCATAGGAACCTGTGGACAGGTTTTATGCTGCCAGAGTTTTTTGAAAGATTTCAGTTCTGTTACTATAGATATGGCAAAAGAACAGGATCTTTCTTTAAACACCACAAAACTTTCCGGACTTTGCGGCAGGCTCATGTGCTGCATAGCTTATGAAAATGAACATTATATAAATGTAAAAAAAGATTTGCCGGAGATAGGCGATATGATATATACTCCCGAAGGTAAAGCAAAGTTTGCCGCAATAGACTGCATAAAAGAAACCATAACTGCCGATTTAGGGAACAGAGAATTTAAAACTTATTCCATAGAGGAAATTAAGAATAAAAATAAAAAGGATAAAAAATGA